One window from the genome of Solea solea chromosome 13, fSolSol10.1, whole genome shotgun sequence encodes:
- the sh3d21 gene encoding SH3 domain-containing protein 21 isoform X2: protein MEVLVLIDFEGTMGDEITIRAGDVVKKVTKAGEEGWLEGELRGKRGIFPANFVKEVPVYLMGDSKREPRSIRKTKRIKQTRRCEVLFAYHALNDDELELVVGETLEIIKEIEDGWWMGVKNGKVGAFPSNFVKEIFVSPKDGKHSEGKTRPKLTDAVFCKEMSQKASLRKKDKKAVEYCQVMFDYKAKAEDELELKKGDIVVILRKETEDEGWFEGELNGRCGLFPDNFVMVIPPVDSLQSGTTSQPPARNINKRLSVKAEATPMEKGGPAKMNDDKPEVKDLRSNPPTKVKLPSFNKPSPPPVKDKPNKVSPKTNGDAAPSPKQAEEKESEQFDGVDVETEKLSHPTANRAKPPQRRPPSGQVTTTVTDQTEPEQLSKRFQPEILPGLKKGTENLLPSPPKPEPQPKTPPPARPLPPKVVVEGRAVGPKEKPTLESLQAEIKELRMALELLQTRHAHDIQEVKQELQRERNKQLALQEEVHSLRMKQ, encoded by the exons atgG AGGTGCTGGTGCTGATCGACTTCGAGGGCACCATGGGAGACGAGATCACAATAAGGGCAGGAGATGTGGTCAAGAAAGTAACCAAGGCTGGCGAGGAGGGCTGGCTGGAGGGGGAGCTGCGAGGAAAGAGAGGCATCTTCCCTGCAAACTTTGTcaag gaaGTGCCAGTCTATTTGATGGGTGACAGCAAGAGGGAACCGCGAAGCATTAGAAAAA CAAAGAGGATAAAACAGACGAGAAGATGTGAGGTACTCTTCGCCTACCACGCTCTAAATGATGATGAGCTGGAGCTTGTAGTCGGTGAAACTCTTGAGATCATCAAAGAG ATTGAAGATGGATGGTGGATGGGAGTGAAAAACGGCAAAGTCGGAGCGTTTCCTTCCAATTTTGTCAAAGAAATCTTTGTTTCTCCCAAAG ACGGCAAGCACAGTGAGGGCAAGACAAGACCCAAACTGACAGACGCAGTGTTCTGTAAGGAG ATGTCTCAAAAAGCAAGtctgaggaaaaaagacaagaaag CGGTGGAGTATTGCCAAGTCATGTTTGACTACAAGGCTAAAGCGGAGGACGAGCTGGAGCTGAAAAAGGGAGACATTGTTGTGATACTGAGGAAG GAAACAGAAGATGAAGGCTGGTTTGAGGGCGAGCTGAACGGACGCTGTGGCCTCTTTCCTGATAACTTTGTCATGGTGATACCGCCAGTGGACAGTCTACAA TCTGGGACCACGAGCCAACCGCCTGCACGCAACATCAACAAGAGACTCTCAG tgaaggCCGAGGCAACACCAATGGAGAAAGGTGGTCCAGCAAAGATGAACG ATGATAAACCAGAAGTTAAGGACCTGAGAAGCAATCCTCCAACCAAAGTCAAGCTGCCATCATTCAACAAGCCAAGTCCGCCTCCTGTCAAAGACAAACCTAACAAGGTTTCACCCAA AACCAATGGTGACGCGGCTCCTTCACCAAAACAAGCTGAGGAGAAAGAAAGTGAACAGTTTGATGGAGTGGATGTGGAGACGGAAAAGCTGAGCCATCCTACAGCAAACAGAGCCAAACCCCCTCAGAGGCGACCGCCATCAGGCCAAGTCACAACA ACTGTCACTGACCAGACAGAACCAGAACAACTTTCAAAGAGGTTCCAGCCAGAGATTTTACCTGGCTTGAAAAAG GGTACCGAAAATCTCCTGCCATCACCTCCAAAGCCTGAGCCTCAACCCAAGACGCCGCCTCCTGCTCGACCATTACCACCCAAAGTAGTTGTGGAGGGCCGTGCTGTGGGCCCGAAAGAAAAGCCGACATTGGAAAGCCTGCAGGCTGAGATCAAAGAGCTGAGAATGGCTCTGGAGCTGCTACAGACACGACACGC GCACGACATACAGGAAGTGAAACAGgaactgcagagagagagaaacaagcaACTGGCACTGCAG GAGGAAGTGCACAGTTTGAGGATGAAGCAataa
- the sh3d21 gene encoding SH3 domain-containing protein 21 isoform X1: MEVLVLIDFEGTMGDEITIRAGDVVKKVTKAGEEGWLEGELRGKRGIFPANFVKEVPVYLMGDSKREPRSIRKTKRIKQTRRCEVLFAYHALNDDELELVVGETLEIIKEIEDGWWMGVKNGKVGAFPSNFVKEIFVSPKDGKHSEGKTRPKLTDAVFCKEMSQKASLRKKDKKAVEYCQVMFDYKAKAEDELELKKGDIVVILRKETEDEGWFEGELNGRCGLFPDNFVMVIPPVDSLQSGTTSQPPARNINKRLSVKAEATPMEKGGPAKMNDDKPEVKDLRSNPPTKVKLPSFNKPSPPPVKDKPNKVSPNRTNGDAAPSPKQAEEKESEQFDGVDVETEKLSHPTANRAKPPQRRPPSGQVTTTVTDQTEPEQLSKRFQPEILPGLKKGTENLLPSPPKPEPQPKTPPPARPLPPKVVVEGRAVGPKEKPTLESLQAEIKELRMALELLQTRHAHDIQEVKQELQRERNKQLALQEEVHSLRMKQ; this comes from the exons atgG AGGTGCTGGTGCTGATCGACTTCGAGGGCACCATGGGAGACGAGATCACAATAAGGGCAGGAGATGTGGTCAAGAAAGTAACCAAGGCTGGCGAGGAGGGCTGGCTGGAGGGGGAGCTGCGAGGAAAGAGAGGCATCTTCCCTGCAAACTTTGTcaag gaaGTGCCAGTCTATTTGATGGGTGACAGCAAGAGGGAACCGCGAAGCATTAGAAAAA CAAAGAGGATAAAACAGACGAGAAGATGTGAGGTACTCTTCGCCTACCACGCTCTAAATGATGATGAGCTGGAGCTTGTAGTCGGTGAAACTCTTGAGATCATCAAAGAG ATTGAAGATGGATGGTGGATGGGAGTGAAAAACGGCAAAGTCGGAGCGTTTCCTTCCAATTTTGTCAAAGAAATCTTTGTTTCTCCCAAAG ACGGCAAGCACAGTGAGGGCAAGACAAGACCCAAACTGACAGACGCAGTGTTCTGTAAGGAG ATGTCTCAAAAAGCAAGtctgaggaaaaaagacaagaaag CGGTGGAGTATTGCCAAGTCATGTTTGACTACAAGGCTAAAGCGGAGGACGAGCTGGAGCTGAAAAAGGGAGACATTGTTGTGATACTGAGGAAG GAAACAGAAGATGAAGGCTGGTTTGAGGGCGAGCTGAACGGACGCTGTGGCCTCTTTCCTGATAACTTTGTCATGGTGATACCGCCAGTGGACAGTCTACAA TCTGGGACCACGAGCCAACCGCCTGCACGCAACATCAACAAGAGACTCTCAG tgaaggCCGAGGCAACACCAATGGAGAAAGGTGGTCCAGCAAAGATGAACG ATGATAAACCAGAAGTTAAGGACCTGAGAAGCAATCCTCCAACCAAAGTCAAGCTGCCATCATTCAACAAGCCAAGTCCGCCTCCTGTCAAAGACAAACCTAACAAGGTTTCACCCAA TAGAACCAATGGTGACGCGGCTCCTTCACCAAAACAAGCTGAGGAGAAAGAAAGTGAACAGTTTGATGGAGTGGATGTGGAGACGGAAAAGCTGAGCCATCCTACAGCAAACAGAGCCAAACCCCCTCAGAGGCGACCGCCATCAGGCCAAGTCACAACA ACTGTCACTGACCAGACAGAACCAGAACAACTTTCAAAGAGGTTCCAGCCAGAGATTTTACCTGGCTTGAAAAAG GGTACCGAAAATCTCCTGCCATCACCTCCAAAGCCTGAGCCTCAACCCAAGACGCCGCCTCCTGCTCGACCATTACCACCCAAAGTAGTTGTGGAGGGCCGTGCTGTGGGCCCGAAAGAAAAGCCGACATTGGAAAGCCTGCAGGCTGAGATCAAAGAGCTGAGAATGGCTCTGGAGCTGCTACAGACACGACACGC GCACGACATACAGGAAGTGAAACAGgaactgcagagagagagaaacaagcaACTGGCACTGCAG GAGGAAGTGCACAGTTTGAGGATGAAGCAataa